The Eurosta solidaginis isolate ZX-2024a chromosome 4, ASM4086904v1, whole genome shotgun sequence genome includes a window with the following:
- the LOC137250188 gene encoding uncharacterized protein, whose product MTRYQTLLAKSEGGAKRSDGACQLCGRDHSLRICAEYRKSSPEERLRAVLLHKYCPNCLSPFDRVDKCNSKYRCKRCQEKHHTTLHLDERRPVSDETTTNGEDNTSDDELSINLSGPAKSWAQQVEEEEMEEERAKMEEERAKTETRPSTVNHGIRSFRPLLQHEKSAAKANKRRNERDNWRHRDIGLQGGPTKSSKRGRQQRRDKSTPYHSDAQNMQAISRGTPEGFRTGRLLPATPAPIMRSFVPIAPTAIVRVESRGHLHLVRAIIDPCAASTIVDAELVRDLQLERQGPGQCTLILRGKFGSTTHVTTQAAVVNGHYRLSPPSNVDPKVAVPFEFMRLADPQFYSSSPVRLTLGADLYAELMVSGMPATTVGGLLTQPTALGLVVSGACQK is encoded by the coding sequence atgacccgctaccaaacgttattggccaagtcagagggaggcgcaaagcgttcCGACGgtgcttgccagctctgcggcagggatcatAGCCTTAGGATCTGTGCCGAATACCGTAAAAGTTccccagaagagaggttgcgggcagtacttctgcataagtactgtccaaactgtctgtcgccctttgaccgcgtggacaaatgtaacagcaagtatcgctgcaagaggtgccaagagaagcaccacaccacgcttcatttagatgagcgtcgacCGGTAAGCGACGAGACGACCACAAACGGCGAAGACAACACGTCCGACGATGAGTTGTCGATCAACCTCTCGGGGccggctaaatcctgggctcagcaggtggaggaagaggaaatggaggaagagagagcgaaaatggaggaaGAGCGAGCAAAAACGGAGACAAGACCGTCAACGGTAAATCATGGGATacgcagtttccggccgctgttacagcatgaaaaaagcgcggcgaaagcaaacaAACGTCGAAACGAACGAGACAACTGGAGGCACCGCGACATTggactccaaggaggcccgaccaagtcatccaaacgcggaagacagcagcggcgagataaatcgacgccataccattctgacgcccaaaatatgcaagcaatatcgcgtggtacaccggaaggcttccgaaccggcaggctgctcccagccactccagcacccatcatgcggtctttcgtgcccattgcgccgacggccatcgtacgcgtcgaatcgcgtgggcacctacacttggttcgtgcgatcattgatccctgcgccgccagcaccatcgtcgatgcagagctggtacgcgatttgcagttagagcgccaaggaccagggcaatgcacacttattctgcgcggcaagttcgggtcaacgactcatgtcactacccaagccgccgtggtcaacggccactatcggttgagtccgccatccaatgtggatccaaaagttgccgttccatttgaatttatgcggcttgcagatccgcagttctacagttcatcgccagttcgtcttacactcggcgctgatctatacgccgaactgatggtgagcggaaTGCCAGCAACAACAGTcggcggtctcctgacccaaccgaccgcactcgggctggtagtctcaggggcctgccaaaaatag